Within the Pseudomonadota bacterium genome, the region AGCAGGCCGCACGCCGCGACGTCGTCGCCGGCCGCCGTCAAGGTGACCGCGGTGCTCACGGCGGTGGCGATGTCGCCGTTGCCGTTGGAGGTGCCGGTCACGTCGCCCGTCTCGGTGACGCCGTCCACCGGGCACGCGCAGGTCGGGGGCAGGCACTCCACCGGAGCCGCGGCGTCGTCGCAGCCGTCATCGCACACCGTCGTCTCGGTCCAGCCGAGGCCGTCGGCGTCGCAGGTCTCGATGTTGTCGCCGACGCTGCACTGCGTCTCGCCCGGCGTGCAGATCTGCTCGCAGGCGTACTCGCCCGAGCCCACGCTGGTCTCCGCGCACGCCGCCGGGCAGTCGAGCAGCACCCACTCGAGGCCGTCCTCGGAACAGGTCTCCAGGTTGGCGTCGCCGTTGCACAGCGTCGTGTCGGGAACGCACAGGGCGTCGTACACGCACGCTTCGCCGACGTACCACTCGTCGGCCCAGTCGCCGGTGTAGAGGAACGCCAGGGTGACCGCCGGCTCGCCGGCGAAGGCCGCGAGGTCTGCGGACGACGTGACCCACACCTCGTTCGTGTAGCCGGTCGAGTCGTACTCCGCGATCAGGGTGAAGTCCGTCACGTCGGTGACCGTCGCCTGGGCCGCGCCGTACACGAAGTGCCCGTCATAGTAAGTTGGGAAATAGATCGCTTCTTCGAAAACGAGGACCGGCGTGGTCATGCCCGTGAGATCGAACGCCGGCGAGATCAGCCAGTCGCTCGCGCCCGTGGCCACGTTGTCGTCGTTGTGCCAGGCGTACGCGGGATCGTCGCCGTCCACGAACGGCCAATCGGCCTCGAACTGCCACCCCGCCGGGTCGCCCGCTTGGATCTCGGTCCAGCCCTCCGGCATGACGCCGCCGTCGAACGACTCGCAGGGCTCGGCCTCTTCGCCGCCATCGACCCCGGCGTCTTCGGCGCCGCCGTCCGCGTCGGTGTCGGTGTCGGTGTCGGTGTCAGTGTCAGTGTCGGTATCGGTGTCAGTGTCCGAATCAGTGTCAGTGTCGGTATCGGTGTCGGTGTCCGAATCGGTGTCGGTGTCGGTGTCGGTGTCCGAG harbors:
- a CDS encoding choice-of-anchor J domain-containing protein, which codes for MNGKLGWIAVLVLVLGFSTLSISGCDDGGGGGGDSDTDTDTDTDTDSDTDTDTDTDSDTDTDTDTDTDSDTDTDTDTDTDTDTDTDTDADGGAEDAGVDGGEEAEPCESFDGGVMPEGWTEIQAGDPAGWQFEADWPFVDGDDPAYAWHNDDNVATGASDWLISPAFDLTGMTTPVLVFEEAIYFPTYYDGHFVYGAAQATVTDVTDFTLIAEYDSTGYTNEVWVTSSADLAAFAGEPAVTLAFLYTGDWADEWYVGEACVYDALCVPDTTLCNGDANLETCSEDGLEWVLLDCPAACAETSVGSGEYACEQICTPGETQCSVGDNIETCDADGLGWTETTVCDDGCDDAAAPVECLPPTCACPVDGVTETGDVTGTSNGNGDIATAVSTAVTLTAAGDDVAACGLLEDDTTSGDDYFSFAVDGGTTTDTVFATVSYCLETLTDDAIVEIRDGTGTVLATDDTATGEGSFAVTLTDGATYYIVLDEAATGFPAVDYTVTVTVDSIVALTVLWSESFEAWPPTNLTLGAPTGTATWAQAAATVNPAGGAPTDGSYIARFNSYDYSGDTASLESAAIDLSTATVAFLSFDMFHDDGYGYANDSIQVQVFDGTAWTNVGPLFLRYSSEGDAWAAELVDLSTELAGSATAQFRLVANSGYGNDVYVDNIRLLTD